One Rhizoctonia solani chromosome 1, complete sequence DNA window includes the following coding sequences:
- a CDS encoding Zinc finger, CCHC-type, with product MLGAADGQPAVTINISKGKKGLEGSVIAGAIIGGLVVLVLILAVFFGLRHRRRRAKRQTASITEAGQEGEKKKETCDEANEPPPPCPYSNHGVTYPAATFQGVQNSIIPCQTELVPSSSSLRQSFDSSRTYPIQTNYSNITTHAPRPQPHRTGPSIAHNLDPSSNGPPCMSCALHHPGASHSGAMSLVSAQDEDEIYNRKQYVSSASPPLPPGAMPPLSSPTIETYDNQANSLSPPESPKSPGGSSLSRWIISPLSRSGTARTALPPYEQQGHGLQHRVSEKKEKEKDESALAASVYTFM from the exons ATGCTCGGTGCAGCGGATGGGCAACCAGCTGT CACTATTAACATTTCAAAGGGAAAGAAAGG TCTTGAAGGCTCTGTTATAGCGGGCGCTATTATAGGCGGCCTTGTAGTGCTCGTACTCATTTTGGCCGTTTTCTTCGGACTCCGTCATCGCCGTCGAAGAGCCAAAAGACAAACAGCTTCTATCACAGAAGCTGGTCAAGAAGgcgaaaagaaaaaagagacATGTGATGAGGCTAACGAGCCGCCCCCTCCCTGTCCTTATTCTAATCACGGAGTTACATACCCAGCGGCTACTTTCCAAGGGGTTCAGAATAGCATAATTCCTTGCCAGACCGAGCTCGTCCCGAGCTCATCCAGTCTACGACAATCATTCGATAGCTCCAGGACCTACCCAATTCAAACCAACTACAGCAATATCACGACCCACGCGCCCCGCCCACAACCACACCGAACAGGACCTTCAATTGCTCACAACCTTGACCCAAGCTCAAATGGGCCTCCGTGTATGAGCTGTGCACTACATCATCCCGGTGCCTCTCACTCGGGCGCTATGTCTCTCGTTTCAGCTcaggatgaggatgaaatATACAATCGGAAACAGTATGTTTCTTCGGCCTCACCTCCACTTCCACCCGGCGCAATGCCCCCGTTATCATCGCCTACTATCGAAACATATGATAACCAAGCCAATTCGTTGTCGCCGCCTGAGTCGCCGAAGTCCCCGGGGGGAAGTAGCTTAAGTCGCTGGATAATCTCGCCTTTGTCTCGGTCTGGAACAGCGAGAACTGCACTTCCTCCCTATGAGCAACAGGGTCATGGACTACAACACCGGGTATCTGaaaagaaagagaaagaaaaggatGAAAGTGCATTGGCTGCTTCAGTCTACACCTTTATGTAA
- a CDS encoding Zinc finger, CCHC-type — protein MRLCYNCRQPGHESVNCPSPRSTQAKQCYMCGGVGHIQVDCPNNLRPSGGGGSVGPGQKCYNCGRPVSDSFIQHAAGGLAGNSAAGGGFRGGSGRGAGVNATVKCFRCQGPNHYARDCMAAPGTITLDSKPKTCYKCHKEGHIARACPEGAEYAT, from the exons ATGCGCCTATGTTATAATTGCAGGCAACCTGGGCACGAATCCGTCAATTGTCCAAGCCCCCGCAGCACTCAGGCCAAGCAATGCTATATGTGTGGGGGAGTCGGCCACATTCAAGTAGACTGTCCCAATAACCTGCGTCCAAGTGGTGGGGGCGGAAGCGTGGGTCCTGGTCAGAAGTGTTAT AATTGTGGTCGTCCTGTAAGCGACTCGTTTATTCAACA TGCCGCGGGTGGGCTCGCTGGAAATTCAGCAGCTGGAGGGGGGTTCCGTGGTGGATCTGGTCGTGGGGCTGGGGTCAACGCTACTGTGAAGTGTTtccgctgccaaggcccaaACCATTATGCTCG TGATTGTATGGCAGCCCCAGGAACGATCACACTGGACAGCAAACCAAAGACATGCTACAAGTGTCATAAGGAAGGACAC ATTGCACGCGCGTGTCCAGAAGGTGCAGAGTATGCTACTTGA
- a CDS encoding thymocyte nuclear protein 1, protein MSRYWLMKAEPDSRIVKGKDVKFSVDDFEACVTTAWEGVRNHEAKNIMRDQMKVGDNVLFYHSNCKTPGIAAFAEASFTYLVSKEAFPDYTANDPTHPYYDAKSSSRDSKSEPTWWMVELKFKSRLKHFVSLATLRSITSATSVEDLAQLSSNSEDRQNQLSYLTKDDLKALGAMPLLNRGRLSVQPVNEGAGGWDEQIKPKSGKGVPRSGKPSKPRKPTKRKVSESDEESGSQVSEKRNAKVSSPTEVPRRSNRRKT, encoded by the exons ATGTCTAGATACTGGCTAATGAAAGCTGAGCCTGACAGCCGTATCGTCAAGGGAAAGGATGTAAAG TTCTCTGTGGACGATTTCGAAGCCTGTGT TACTACTGCCTGGGAAGGTGTTAGGAATCATGAAGCAAAGAACATCATGCGCGATCAGATGAAAGTGGGAGATAACGTATTGTTTTATCACTCGAATTGCAAGACTCCAG GTATCGCTGCTTTTGCCGAGGCAAGTTTTACCTATCTT GTATCCAAAGAGGCATTTCCGGATT ATACCGCTAACGATCCGACACATCCATACTATGACGCCAAGTCGAGTTCTCGAGATTCCAAGTCTGAGCCGACCTGGTGGATGGTCGAACTCAAGTTCAAATCACGTCTGAAGCATTTTGTCTCCCTGGCCACATTGCGCTCCATCACTTCAGCAACCTCTGTGGAAGATTTGGCTCAACTCAGTTCCAACTCTGAGGACAGACAAAATCAACTTTCGTATCTTACCAAGGATGATCTCAAAGCTTTGGGAGCAATGCCGCTGTTGAATCGTGGTCGTCTTAGTGTTCAGCCGGTAAACGAAGGAGC GGGTGGCTGGGACGAGCAAATCAAACCCAAATCAGGAAAAGGAGTGCCTCGCTCGGGGAAACCGTCTAAGCCCAGAAAGCCAACTAAGCGGAAGGTATCTGAATCGGACGAGGAATCTGGAAGCCAGGTCTCTGAAAAAAGGAACGCAAAAGTCAGTTCACCTACCGAAGTGCCTCGAAGGTCCAACAGGCGAAAAACTTAG